In the Sedimentisphaera cyanobacteriorum genome, AAAAAGGGCAAGCCTGTTAATCTTAAGACAGTAAAAAAAATAGCCAATGGCAGAATCAATGTTGAATTTGGCGGCGGTGTCAGAAGCGAAGAATCCATAAAACTGCTCTTAGATGCCGGCGTAAAGAGAATTATAATTGGCACCAGAGCAATCAGCGAATTCGACTGGTTCTCACAAATGGCAGAGAAATATCCCGACAAGCTTGTTCTGGGGCTCGATGCGAGGGGAGATAAGATTGCAACTCACGGCTGGCTCGAAAATACTGATATGGAGATTGTCGAGTTTGCAAGAAAGGCCTCTTCGCTGCCGATCAATTCGATTATTTACACCGATATCTCCAAAGACGGCACACTTGAAGGCCCTAATCTTGAAAGGACTTCAAATCTTGTAAGATCTGTTGACACAGCGGTTATAGCAGCGGGGGGCGTTACAAAGATTGAGGATATCACTAAGCTTGGCGAGGCAGGGGTAGCAGGGGCTGTTATCGGAAGAGCCCTGTACGAAGGAACTATCACTCTAAAAGGTGCTATTGAGGCAGCAGGTAATAAGGGTTGAAAAAAAGCAAACGCAAATTTTTCCAGCAGCAGCTTAAAAAGCTCAATGAAACTGAAAAAAAACAGCTCTATAAGAGGGCTGCCAACTTGCGCAAGGCATCGCAGGTTGATGCAATGAAAAGGAAGCATTCATTCAGGAGCAGAATAGACCACCGAAGCAACTGGGATAACGAATCAAATTTTGAAAAAAAGAAAAAAACTCCCAAAATGGATATCGACGACTGGGCGTTAAAAGTCCTTGAGGAGGAGGGAATTCAGACGCTCAGGGAAACTTGCAGGCATAGAGAGGATTTAGGTGAATACAGCGAAAAATATTATGGTATGATAGAGGAAGTTATGCCGGCTGAAAGCCTTGTTTACTCTGAAGGCAGAGACGTTAAGTGTATAATAGGCCCTGAATTTTCGATGACTCAAAAAAGCGATCTGGCTGTTGGTGATAATGTTTACTTTTCGTACGCAAAAGACGGAACTGCTGTGCTTCACAGTGTTGAGCCGAGAAAAACCTGCATATCACGTCCCGATCCGACGAAAGCGGGTATTGAGCGGGTTACTGCGGCTAATGTGGATAAAGCTGTTATAGTTGCCGCAATAAAACGCCCGGAGCTCAGGCCCAGCCTTATAGACAGATATCTCATAGCAGCACAGAAGGGCGGTGTTGAGCCTGTAGTATGCATAAATAAAATTGATCTGATCAACGAATATGCAAAAGAAAAAGAGATGGAAGTTTTGAAAGCGTATCAGGAGATAGGACTGAAGGTTGTGGAGTGTTCTGCTGCAAGCGGTTTAGGTCTGGATAAGCTCAAAGAATCTCTGGCATCGGCAAGGAGCGTTTTCGTTGGGCACAGCGGGACAGGCAAAACATCCCTGCTTAACCGTCTCTGTCCTTGTGCAGAAGCTCAAACCGGCTCGGTGCACAACGGGACAGGGCTCGGACGCCATACTACAAATAACTCCAAGCTCTATCATATCGAAAATAATATCTGGATTATAGATACACCCGGGATAAGGGAGTTTGGTCTTTGGAATATGAACCCCGATGATTTGAAATGGTATTTTGAAGAATTTGATTATTTCGCAGAAAACTGCCGATATTCAGACTGCTCGCATACACATGAACCGGGATGTGCGGTCAAGCAGGCAGTAGAAGAAAACCAGATCAGCAGGACAAGATATCAGAGTTATCTGAGAATACTGGAAACTATATCTAAGAACAGCTCTTAAAAACGGGGGTATTATGAGTAAGTTTTATAAAGCCGTGCCGATTGTTTTAATTTCCTTTCTTATTGCTTGCAGTACTGTGCCTATAAGCAATCGCGAGAGGCTGAATTTTGTTTCTGATGCGAAAATCAATTCAGTTGCAGATCAGGAGTATCAGCAGTTTATAAAGGAGAACAGGTCAGATATAAACCAAAACCAGCAGCAGCTAAAGCTGGTTAGAAGGGTAGGTTTTCGCATAAGAGATGCTGTAGAAAGGTATTTTATTCAAAACAATCAGTCAATAAGCTTCGACTGGGAATTCAATGTAATTCAAAATTCACAGGCCAACGCATGGGCAATGCCGGGCGGGAAGGTAATGGTATATTCCGGAATTTTCGATAAAACCCGAAACGAAGAGGG is a window encoding:
- the hisA gene encoding 1-(5-phosphoribosyl)-5-[(5-phosphoribosylamino)methylideneamino]imidazole-4-carboxamide isomerase encodes the protein MDVLPAIDLIDGKCVRLVQGDYEKKITYKDDPAAQAKEFAKAGAKWVHLIDLDGAKKGKPVNLKTVKKIANGRINVEFGGGVRSEESIKLLLDAGVKRIIIGTRAISEFDWFSQMAEKYPDKLVLGLDARGDKIATHGWLENTDMEIVEFARKASSLPINSIIYTDISKDGTLEGPNLERTSNLVRSVDTAVIAAGGVTKIEDITKLGEAGVAGAVIGRALYEGTITLKGAIEAAGNKG
- the rsgA gene encoding ribosome small subunit-dependent GTPase A, with the protein product MKKSKRKFFQQQLKKLNETEKKQLYKRAANLRKASQVDAMKRKHSFRSRIDHRSNWDNESNFEKKKKTPKMDIDDWALKVLEEEGIQTLRETCRHREDLGEYSEKYYGMIEEVMPAESLVYSEGRDVKCIIGPEFSMTQKSDLAVGDNVYFSYAKDGTAVLHSVEPRKTCISRPDPTKAGIERVTAANVDKAVIVAAIKRPELRPSLIDRYLIAAQKGGVEPVVCINKIDLINEYAKEKEMEVLKAYQEIGLKVVECSAASGLGLDKLKESLASARSVFVGHSGTGKTSLLNRLCPCAEAQTGSVHNGTGLGRHTTNNSKLYHIENNIWIIDTPGIREFGLWNMNPDDLKWYFEEFDYFAENCRYSDCSHTHEPGCAVKQAVEENQISRTRYQSYLRILETISKNSS